The DNA region GCGCGACGGAGAGAGGAGTGGACGACGGTGGAGGATGAATTCCGTTAACGAATCGCCTTCGTCGAGGAGAATCTCTCTGGGAGTTCGTGGAGAGAGTGAAAAAGTTAGTTACACTCGCGGACTTTATAGGACCCCCCAAAAAGTTTGTTACGCGAGCGGACTTCTACTTAACCTTTAATTTGGTTTTTAGCGGACTTTGAAATCCGAAATCTCAGTTGTGAATCTTTTTTACCTCTAAtgatcataattaataaattattatagtttcaaattcgtgaacaaaaaaaaaactatagctCAAATACATCATTAGATAATGGAGGGCAAAAACAATTGCAATGCTCACCTTGCATCCTTCACTTCTAGATAGATTATAGCCACTCGTATcacatttaattttgaaaattgttaGTATACTTCAACATTTTTTAGGTCTATTGGAGTCCTTTTATTCGTTCCGTGCGTAGAAAGAAAGAACCGTTGGACtcttttattaaaagaaatagcCCAGTGATAATTTGGGAGTGCTCGGCATTTTCATTTTcaagaatttttaaatttttgtctCATTTGGTAAAATATTTTACCCTTCTAATTTTGTTCCATTTTATTTGATTTCCAAGTTTTTAGtgtacattttatatttattagacAATAACGATATTGCTaggaaaacatattattttcttGACTTCTTTGATCAATCTCATTGCATATCAATCTAGTGAAATTTTCTCTCCAAAACAATATGTTACTTTCTCAATAAGTTAGGTCTGTCTACTTTCATGTTTCATTCTCTTTAGCCGATAAACGATGCCCATATATGTAAACAACTGGACCTTCATATAAGTAATGGGCCACGGGCCTTCTTCTCTTCAGTGATGAGTCTACTAAttcatttcctttttctttcgACCGTACTTCTTTTTTTAAGTTCCCCAGGACTTTCGATCCATAATACTTCAAATCTCCATATtctcattaaaattttatttgatgtcCATGCGCGAAAGAATTTTCTAGTAACAATTCCATGGAAATGTTCTATACCACTCTTAGACCACCAGCGCTTGattattcttattttctttcctGTTCAAACACTTATTTTCTATATAACGCAAAGGAAAAAGGGTTCTTGAGTTTACATGCGATTGTTACTTGAAGAGAGTGGAGAGTAGAGACATCGAAAGGTGTTATGTGTGTGTTGCAACTGTGTTAAAAACAGCCTAAGTgacttataaaataataaatctctAATCACTTACGTAGACATGTCAAGCAAAAATGAAGGACCTTCCTCTGTGTTTCAACCTCTGATGATAGAGTTTCagtattatttatatacaaaacagGGAGTCATTTTATATGACTAGAGAAAACTTGTAACTGTTCAATCAATCAATGGACCAACACAGCAGTTTATCTGTCCATAACGTTTtctaagagagaaaaaaagatgtAATGCAAAGAGAGAGTGGTGCATATGCCTCCTTCAAGATGGAGCGCAAAGTCAATCCTGCCTTTATGGATCACTGCTGTTCGTCAAGCTCTTAATCTGTTCTTCTAGCTGCAACCATTTCAGGAACCATCATTATAAACGGTCATCACTGATGATGAATGGTGGGTGTGATTTGTGACTGCATGTACAACATTCACAATACCTCAGCGTTTAGTTTCTTCTGAGTCTCAATCTCCTCTTCAAGCTCCTGCACCCTGCAGCATTTGAAACCATGGGaaacaatcaatcaatcatttGTTTCCCACTTTTGAAAGTAACGTAAAGAACAATCTCGAAAATGGTGTTTTTATCTTTAATTACCTCTGCTCCAAGAAATAAACCTGAGAAGCTAGAGCAGCCTCCCTTGCAATCTGTCAATTTTTCAGAACTTAAAAGGCTCTTATTCATATCCTCACACCAACTTCCTCTCTAAGCGTATGTCATTAGCAAAAATGAGAAGCAAAACACAACCTGCTCGCTTTCCGCATTCACGTTTGCGTTTGTGTCTTCTGTTAAAAAATGAAGATCTATAGTCAATGAAACAGAGTAGATGCAAGAAAATAAGCTCAACAGAAGAACACAAAACATATATACCAGCAGCTGGATCATAGAGTTGAACCAATCCGGTTAGCCTCTCCTGCCAAATTAAGCACATAAAAGATAGTGTACAATCACAGCACAAGAAGATGAATATAGAAAGCTATGAGTGGGGCAATTATACCCTCTGGATGTCATTGTTGCGCAAGAGGTTCTGTAGCATTGGGAGGATCTGAGCAGCATCGCTAGACAAAGGATTCACATCACTAGCAGCAGCTTCTTCTTCGCTCTGAAAAAACAAACTCTAATCAAACTTGAACAAGTCATtgcaaaaattaacaaaactaaaaaaaattcatcaaatCTTTTAGATTATACCGAGACGTTTTCTTCGGTTGAGTTTCGTTCAACAACATCATCGCCAACATT from Raphanus sativus cultivar WK10039 chromosome 8, ASM80110v3, whole genome shotgun sequence includes:
- the LOC108821236 gene encoding uncharacterized protein LOC108821236 — translated: MTSEGSNGKMSSSQTRSPLATIPENVGDDVVERNSTEENVSSEEEAAASDVNPLSSDAAQILPMLQNLLRNNDIQRERLTGLVQLYDPAAEDTNANVNAESEQIAREAALASQVYFLEQR